The DNA region GTGGGTTCTCCCCGGTCGAACGATTACGTAGCCCTTGATCCCGGTCGAGGTTCGCGAGTAGAACCCGCGAACCTCGGACTCAGCGCACAATTTCTCGAGTAGCGTGCTCCGGTCGACGCCGACGTGACGGCGATCGAACTCGAGGATGGCGTCGACGTTTGGAGGGGTGAGGCGTTCGATGGTCTCCTTATCGTGTCTCGGTTCCTGTTCGTCCGCGAGGTCTTCGGGACGGGGAAGCGTCCCCTGCCAGCGGAACACGGGTTCGACGCGCTCGAACCCATAGTTTCGGTAGATCGGTTCTCCGAGATGTGTCGCGTCAAGGCCGACGAGGCCGCCTCCGTTCTCGCGTGCGTACTCGAGTCCGTGTTCGAATATTCGACTCCCGAACCCCTGGCCCCTGTGGGCTTCGTCGACGAGCACCATCCCGATCCAGCTGACGTCGGCTCCGTTGCCGTCAACACCGTAGGTAATTACGGTAGTCGTCGCGACGAGTTCGTCGTCGACGGTGCCGGCGAAACAGCCCGCTGGACAGCACGTGAGCAGCCGCTCCCAGTCGGCGGGTAGCTGGTTCCAGCCGGCTTGCGTCGAGAGGGCCAGTGCGTCGTCGAGGTCGTTGGCCGTGAGTGGTCGTATCTCGAGCATTCGATGGGAATGGATGTTCCAGAACGAACATAGCTCTGGCGGTCGGCGGAGAGCCTATGCTCTGCCAAGGTGGGGAGACTGTACTCTTGCGGCCGGAGTGGGATGCTATGCCGCCCGGTTCCACACTCTCGATAGTACTATCCAGACGATAACGGGTACGCTCCTGTTGCGCCCTCGATCACCTGCCGAACGACGTCTCGTCTGTTTCGACCTGGTACGGTCCCGTTTCGACGAATCAGTACGAGACCCCGTCCGAGACGCACGGAGTTTCGTTTTGAGTGACCTTGATGCCGGCGTGTTCCTTCGCCGACGGCGTTCACGGAGACGAAAACGCGTTCACAGCGAGGTAATGTTGATCTCGATGATATTGACTGCCTGGCGGATCATCTCCGGTATTTCCGTTTCGAGGCGTTCCCCATCCATCCGGCGCTCCGGACCGATGATGCTGATCGCGCCGTAGATCGTCCCGTCCTGATCGCGGATCGGCGCACCGACGCCGACGAGTCC from Natronosalvus rutilus includes:
- a CDS encoding GNAT family N-acetyltransferase, with amino-acid sequence MLEIRPLTANDLDDALALSTQAGWNQLPADWERLLTCCPAGCFAGTVDDELVATTTVITYGVDGNGADVSWIGMVLVDEAHRGQGFGSRIFEHGLEYARENGGGLVGLDATHLGEPIYRNYGFERVEPVFRWQGTLPRPEDLADEQEPRHDKETIERLTPPNVDAILEFDRRHVGVDRSTLLEKLCAESEVRGFYSRTSTGIKGYVIVRPGRTHWQIGPLVAAEPSVIDPLLRAVSADFPGETVIVDSPERDATTTSLETFGLSRERELVRMTYPDREPALVSESVHVFLDFAFG